A genome region from Micromonospora peucetia includes the following:
- the sucD gene encoding succinate--CoA ligase subunit alpha, which translates to MAIWLTKDSKVIVQGMTGSEGSKHTRRMLAAGTNVVGGVNPRKAGQTVDFDGTELPVFAGVADAMAQTGADVTVIFVPPQFTKGAVVEAIDAGIELAVVITEGVPVHDTAAFWAYNVAKGERTRIIGPNCPGIASPGASNAGIIPADITGTGRIGLVSKSGTLTYQMMYELRDIGFSTCVGIGGDPIIGTTHIDALAAFEADPDTDAIVMIGEIGGDAEERAAEFIKENVTKPVVGYIAGFTAPPGKTMGHAGAIISGSAGTADAKKSALEAVGVKVGKTPTETAKLMREIMSAG; encoded by the coding sequence ATGGCTATCTGGCTGACCAAGGACTCGAAGGTCATCGTTCAGGGGATGACCGGTTCCGAGGGTTCCAAGCACACCCGGCGGATGCTCGCCGCGGGCACCAACGTCGTCGGCGGCGTCAACCCGCGCAAGGCGGGCCAGACGGTCGACTTCGACGGCACCGAGCTGCCGGTCTTCGCCGGCGTCGCGGACGCGATGGCACAGACCGGTGCCGACGTGACCGTGATCTTCGTGCCGCCGCAGTTCACCAAGGGCGCGGTCGTCGAGGCGATCGACGCCGGGATCGAACTGGCCGTGGTGATCACCGAGGGTGTGCCGGTGCACGACACCGCCGCGTTCTGGGCGTACAACGTCGCCAAGGGGGAGCGGACCCGGATCATCGGTCCGAACTGCCCGGGCATCGCCTCGCCGGGTGCCTCCAACGCCGGCATCATCCCGGCCGACATCACCGGCACCGGCCGCATCGGCCTGGTCAGCAAGAGCGGCACGCTGACCTACCAGATGATGTACGAGCTGCGCGACATCGGCTTCTCGACCTGCGTCGGCATCGGCGGCGACCCGATCATCGGCACCACCCACATCGACGCGCTCGCCGCGTTCGAGGCCGACCCGGACACCGACGCGATCGTCATGATCGGTGAGATCGGTGGCGACGCCGAGGAGCGGGCCGCCGAGTTCATCAAGGAGAACGTGACCAAGCCGGTGGTCGGCTACATCGCCGGCTTCACCGCGCCACCCGGCAAGACCATGGGTCACGCCGGCGCGATCATCTCCGGCTCGGCAGGCACGGCCGACGCCAAGAAGAGCGCGCTGGAGGCCGTCGGCGTCAAGGTCGGCAAGACCCCGACCGAGACCGCCAAGCTCATGCGGGAGATCATGTCCGCGGGCTGA